tttcttgaaaatactCGTTGTAGACCTCACGTTGTTTGAGATGGAAAATGACAAACATGATGATTCTTCTCCTATAGGAATTATTGAAGCGTGCATCAGAAACCAGGAGAATGGCTCCGATTCTCCTAAAGCTAAACCCTCAGGTTCTCACTTCTGCTTGTCAAATCCACGGATACCCTCTCGATGGCACAAGTTCTTCAAAATGTGGAAGAGAATCTCCATCAAGAGACTACCTACCTTTCCACCTTTAGCCGTTCCGAGGATATCGAGAAGGAAAAGCAGAAAGTGTGAGGGAGAATGTAGCAACAGGTTTCTATCACTTCAAATCCTCCTGGAAGAACTTCAGCCTATCTGACCTGAAAAATGCTACCAATAATTTTAGCGAAGGTTTGTAATCTGGTTTAACATCTCTCTGTTTTTTGCATTCAGGCTAATACATTTCTATATGATTATATTTAATACTCTTTCTTGGTACACCGGAGGAGCAGGAAACAAGCTTCCTATGTGAGATTGGTACTATAGCACATGTAGACCATCCTAATACCGAAAGGATGGTTGGTTATGGAGTGGAAGGAGGGACATACCTTGTTCTTGAGTTATCTTCTCAAGGGAGCTTAGGATCATTTCTTCGTGGTCTGTCTCAAAATTTCTCATTACAAGACTAAATTTCTCTTCTTGTAATGGATGAACTTCCCTTTTCTGCTTTAACACAAGGTACTTGCCTGTTTTTTTGTCTTTTCAGGCTCAAGGGATAAACTAGATTGGGCTGCCAGGTACaaaataatttttggtatagCAAATGGCATACTTTACCTTCACGAGAATTGCCAAAGGCGGATTATACACAGAGATATTAAAGCTAATATTAATCTACTTACGGAGGATTTTGTGCCTCAGGTACTATACTTGCATTTAAGATTGACAATTAAGGGAATAAAAGATTATATCCAACATATATGCTGAGATCATCTGTGTTACATAAGTAGGTTTTTCCATAGTTGCTCtgcatatatatgtttttttcATATTAGCCTGAATGCTGTGAAGAGAAATGTTAAAACAGATTACGTACCTTCGCTAAATTACTGGTAGCATTCTTTAAGTCAGATAGGTGAAGTTCTTCCTCGATTATTTGAGTGGATAGAAACCTATTggtaaattttccctcaaacttcTGCTTTCCCTTTTTGATATCCTGGGAACGGTTAAAAGTGGGAAGGAAGCTAGTCTCTTGACGGAACCGCTTCCACATTTTGAGGAACTTATGCCAGAGATAGGGAATAGTGAATTCGACAAGCAGATTTCAGAGGGTTAGGTTTAGGTGAATTAGAGTCATTACTCAGCTTCTTATGCATGCTGCAATAACTCCTCTTGGAAGAATATATTCTCTGCTTGTATATGGTCAAAAACACCTAACTTTAAGACTGACAATTAAGTGCTACACAGTAAATTTCTTAACT
The sequence above is drawn from the Nicotiana tabacum cultivar K326 chromosome 13, ASM71507v2, whole genome shotgun sequence genome and encodes:
- the LOC142167822 gene encoding uncharacterized protein LOC142167822, giving the protein MWKRFRQETSFLPTFNRSQDIKKGKQKFEGKFTNRFLSTQIIEEELHLSDLKNATSNLAKKLRKRDSSVQKLQLCFLRWLMLEAGSSDLKHILREANKVADD